A segment of the Alistipes communis genome:
GCCGCGTCGCGCCGTCCGGCGCGTCCGGCCACCTGCGTCATCAGCTGGAAGGCGCGTTCGGCGGCGCGGAAATCGGGTGCGAAGAGCAGGTTGTCGGCGTTGAGGATGCCTACCAGCGAGACCCGTGCGAAGTCGAACCCTTTGGTAATCATCTGCGTGCCGACCAGCAGGTCGCTCTGCCCGCTCTCGAAGCGGTCGATAATGGCGCGGTAGGCGCGTTCGGAGGTGGCCGTGTCGCGGTCGAGCCGCTCGATGCGCGCCGCGGGGAAGAGGCGCGCCAGCTCCTCCTCGACCTTCTCGGTGCCGAATCCCGCGGGGGTTACCTCACCGGCCCTGCACGCCGGACAGCGGACGGGGACGGTTTCGACGTGGCCGCAGTAGTGGCATTGGAGGCGGTGGTCGCGCTTGTGGTAGGTGAGCGTCACGTTGCAGCGGGGGCAGCGGGCCGTCCAGCCGCAGGCGCGGCACTCGACGTAGGGGGCGAATCCGCGGCGGTTCTGGAAGAGCATCGCCTGCTCGCCGCGGGCGAGTACGTCGGCGAGCTTGTCGAGCAGCAGGCGGTTGAAATGGGTCTTGCGCTCGTTGCGCTTGACGGCGCGCAGCGTGTCCGAAACGAGCACGAGCGGCGGCCGAGCGTCGCCGTAGCGCTCGTCGAGCGTCGCCAGCCCGTACTTGCCGCCCAGTGCGTTGGCGTAGCTTTCGAGCGAGGGGGTGGCGCTGCCCAGCACCGTGCGGGCCTCCCGCAGGCGTGCCATGACGACGGCCACGTCGCGGGCGTTGTAGCGCGGCTGCGCGTCGGTCTGCTTGTAGCCCGTGTCGTGCTCCTCGTCGACGACGATCAGTTGCAGGTGCCGCAGCGGCAGAAAGAGCGCCGAGCGGGCGCCGACGACCAGTTCCCCGCCGTCGGAGCGCGTCAGGCGCAGGTAGCTTTCGGTGCGGCGCGCGAGCGTGAGCTTCGAGTGGTAGGCTGTCACGCGGCTGCCGAAGATGCGTTCGAGCCGCGCGATGAGCTGCGCCGTGATGGCGATTTCGGGCACGAGCAGCAGCACGTCGCCGCCGCGGACGAGCGCCTCGGCGATCAGGTGGATGTAGAGCTCGGTCTTGCCCGAACCGGTGATGCCGTGCAGCAGCACGGTGCGGCGTCCGGCGTCGAAGTGGCCGCGGATCGTATCGAGGCAGCTCTGTTGGGCCGGTGTGAGTGTCGGAAGCTGGAACCGCACGCAGCCGCGTTCGACGCTCCGTTCGCGGCGGGTGAGCGTGACGAGGCCCTTCTTCTGCAATGCCGCCAGCGTCGCGGCGTCGGCCTCCAAGAGCCGTCGGGGCACCTCGCCGGTCGAGATGCGGTCGCCGCCCTCGGCCGAAGCGATGGCCAGGAGCGCGGCGTACTGGCGCGGCGCCCGCCGCGAGAGCCGCTCCATGAGGTCGTGGAACCGCTCCTCGTCGTGCAGCGAGGCGTCGAGCGCCGCGTAGAGCTCGGTGCGGGGGCGGTATTCGCGGTCGGCGAACTCCTGTTCGCTGTTGCCCGACGGCTTGATCGTCTGCGGCAGGGCGAAGCGCATCACCTCGCCCAGCGTGCAGAGGTAGTAGTCGGCCATCCACTCCCACAGGGCGCGCTGCCGTGCGTCGAGCAGCGGACGGTCGTAGAGTACCCGCGAGACGGTCTTGATGCGGGGGAAGTCGGGCCGCCGGCCGTGGATGCGCCAGACGATGCCCGTGTAGATGCGCCGCGCCCCGAACTGCACGGCCACGGCCTGCCCCTCCTCCACGTCGAGACCGTC
Coding sequences within it:
- the priA gene encoding replication restart helicase PriA, whose protein sequence is MERYADIVLPLAQPAYTYAVADGLDVEEGQAVAVQFGARRIYTGIVWRIHGRRPDFPRIKTVSRVLYDRPLLDARQRALWEWMADYYLCTLGEVMRFALPQTIKPSGNSEQEFADREYRPRTELYAALDASLHDEERFHDLMERLSRRAPRQYAALLAIASAEGGDRISTGEVPRRLLEADAATLAALQKKGLVTLTRRERSVERGCVRFQLPTLTPAQQSCLDTIRGHFDAGRRTVLLHGITGSGKTELYIHLIAEALVRGGDVLLLVPEIAITAQLIARLERIFGSRVTAYHSKLTLARRTESYLRLTRSDGGELVVGARSALFLPLRHLQLIVVDEEHDTGYKQTDAQPRYNARDVAVVMARLREARTVLGSATPSLESYANALGGKYGLATLDERYGDARPPLVLVSDTLRAVKRNERKTHFNRLLLDKLADVLARGEQAMLFQNRRGFAPYVECRACGWTARCPRCNVTLTYHKRDHRLQCHYCGHVETVPVRCPACRAGEVTPAGFGTEKVEEELARLFPAARIERLDRDTATSERAYRAIIDRFESGQSDLLVGTQMITKGFDFARVSLVGILNADNLLFAPDFRAAERAFQLMTQVAGRAGRRDAAGEVVIQTTEPEHPVIRQVAAGDYEAMARTQLAERRAFAYPPYARLIRLTLRQRDRDLLYRASAALAVALRGRFGRRAMGPVAPPVDRIREEYITEFLLKIESGASASRAREVLREVLRQTLGAKEFQTVTLSCDVDPQ